A genomic region of Streptococcus suis contains the following coding sequences:
- a CDS encoding GTP pyrophosphokinase family protein, which produces MDFNWEEFLDPYIQTVGELKIKLRGIRKQYRKANRHSPIEFVTGRVKPIESIKEKMALRHIKLENLAQDMQDIAGLRIMVQFVDDIEEVLAILRKRKDMQIVHERDYINNMKASGYRSYHVVIEYPVDTINGNETVLAEIQIRTLSMNFWATIEHSLNYKYKGNFPEEIKKRLEVTAKIAYELDEEMRKIRNDIQEAQALFDPAYRKLNDGVGNSDDTDEEYR; this is translated from the coding sequence ATGGACTTTAACTGGGAAGAATTTTTAGACCCCTATATTCAGACAGTTGGTGAATTGAAAATCAAACTGCGGGGGATTCGCAAGCAGTATCGCAAGGCTAATCGGCATTCTCCAATTGAGTTTGTCACAGGACGGGTAAAACCGATTGAATCCATTAAAGAAAAAATGGCCCTGCGACATATCAAATTGGAAAATCTTGCTCAAGATATGCAAGATATTGCCGGTCTTCGGATTATGGTTCAATTTGTGGACGACATTGAAGAAGTATTAGCTATTTTGCGGAAACGCAAGGATATGCAAATTGTGCATGAACGGGATTACATCAACAATATGAAAGCCTCTGGCTACCGTTCATATCATGTGGTGATTGAGTATCCTGTGGATACTATAAATGGCAACGAGACGGTTCTGGCAGAAATCCAGATTCGAACCCTTTCCATGAATTTCTGGGCTACAATTGAACATTCTCTGAATTATAAATATAAGGGGAATTTTCCAGAAGAAATCAAGAAACGCTTGGAAGTTACAGCAAAAATTGCCTATGAATTAGATGAGGAGATGCGAAAAATCCGCAACGACATTCAAGAAGCGCAGGCCTTATTTGATCCTGCCTATCGCAAACTGAATGACGGTGTGGGCAACAGTGATGATACAGATGAAGAATACAGGTAG
- a CDS encoding redox-sensing transcriptional repressor Rex: MKNDKKSDIPRATAKRLSLYYRIFKRFYAGNIEKASSKEIAEAIGIDSATVRRDFSYFGELGRRGFGYNVKELMDFFADILNDTSITNVMLVGVGNMGRALLHYRFHERNKMKIVMAFEADDNPAVGTTDENIPIHAISEIKERISEANSQTAILTVPSVKAQEVTDILVEAGVKGILSFSPVNLSVPKDVVVQYVDLTSELQTLLYFMRKG; this comes from the coding sequence GTGAAAAACGATAAAAAATCTGATATTCCACGCGCAACTGCCAAACGTCTATCCCTCTACTATCGCATTTTTAAACGTTTCTATGCAGGAAATATTGAAAAAGCTAGTTCAAAAGAAATTGCTGAAGCTATCGGAATCGATTCGGCTACCGTCCGCCGAGATTTTTCCTATTTTGGAGAGCTTGGTCGTCGTGGCTTTGGCTACAATGTCAAAGAGTTGATGGATTTCTTTGCGGATATTCTAAATGATACCTCCATCACCAATGTTATGCTTGTTGGAGTCGGGAATATGGGGCGGGCCTTGCTACACTATCGCTTCCACGAACGAAATAAAATGAAAATAGTCATGGCTTTTGAAGCAGATGATAATCCAGCTGTTGGAACGACAGATGAAAATATCCCAATCCATGCAATCTCAGAAATCAAGGAACGTATCAGCGAAGCAAACTCTCAGACAGCCATTCTAACGGTACCCAGCGTCAAGGCGCAAGAAGTGACCGATATTCTTGTTGAAGCTGGTGTTAAGGGGATTCTGAGCTTTTCGCCAGTTAACTTGTCTGTCCCAAAAGATGTCGTTGTTCAGTATGTTGATTTGACTAGTGAATTACAAACACTACTCTACTTTATGCGAAAAGGATAA
- a CDS encoding cysteine desulfurase family protein — protein sequence MIYLDNAATTALSPAALQRMIEVAQENYGNPSSIHQSGRKANQSLRQSRQEIAQILSASPEQIIFTSGGSEADTLAIQGYALAHQSKGKHLITTAIEHHAVLHTMQYLEERFGFEVTYIQPVDQVITAQQIQDALRPDTILVSVMFANNETGQLLPIKEIGKLLADHQAVFHVDAVQAIGKIAISPSDYGIDFLAASAHKFHGPKGMGFLYSKVHKFDSLIHGGKQEQQHRAGTENLPAIAAMATALTEQYESLDTHHKHVSELRQHIIKGLSGLDYYLNQAGPHLPHVLNIGFPGKLNEQLLMQLDLAGIAVSSGSACTAGVVQNSHVLEAMYGKDSHRLKESIRISLSEINTKEEIDTLIIELKKILGG from the coding sequence TTGATTTATTTAGATAATGCAGCAACCACTGCTCTATCTCCTGCTGCACTCCAACGGATGATCGAAGTGGCTCAAGAAAATTATGGAAACCCCTCCAGTATCCATCAAAGCGGTCGAAAAGCCAATCAATCTCTTAGACAAAGTCGTCAAGAGATTGCTCAGATTCTCTCCGCCTCTCCTGAACAAATTATTTTCACATCTGGAGGCTCCGAAGCTGATACTTTAGCTATTCAAGGCTATGCACTTGCACATCAATCCAAAGGAAAACACCTGATTACTACGGCTATCGAACACCATGCTGTCCTCCATACCATGCAATATCTAGAGGAGCGGTTTGGGTTCGAGGTAACCTATATCCAACCAGTCGATCAAGTAATCACCGCTCAACAAATTCAGGATGCCCTTCGACCAGATACTATTTTAGTCAGCGTCATGTTTGCTAACAATGAGACCGGTCAGCTACTTCCCATCAAGGAAATTGGAAAGCTCCTAGCCGATCATCAGGCCGTCTTTCATGTAGATGCTGTCCAAGCAATTGGAAAAATTGCAATTTCTCCCTCTGACTACGGAATTGACTTCCTCGCGGCCTCTGCCCATAAATTCCATGGTCCAAAGGGAATGGGATTCCTGTATAGTAAAGTTCATAAATTTGATTCCTTGATCCACGGCGGAAAGCAGGAACAGCAACATCGAGCAGGTACTGAGAATCTCCCTGCTATTGCTGCTATGGCTACTGCCCTAACAGAACAATATGAGTCCTTAGATACGCATCATAAGCATGTCAGTGAACTGCGACAACATATTATCAAGGGATTGTCTGGCTTAGACTATTATCTCAATCAGGCTGGACCTCATCTCCCTCATGTCCTTAATATCGGTTTTCCTGGTAAACTTAATGAACAACTACTCATGCAACTAGATTTGGCAGGTATCGCTGTTTCTAGCGGTTCCGCATGTACGGCAGGTGTTGTCCAAAATAGCCATGTTTTAGAAGCTATGTATGGAAAAGACTCCCATCGTCTGAAAGAATCCATTCGTATCAGCCTATCTGAAATCAATACAAAAGAAGAGATAGATACTCTTATCATCGAACTAAAGAAAATACTTGGAGGTTAA
- the pta gene encoding phosphate acetyltransferase, translating to MKIFEQLATKLEGKKVRIVLPEGEEPRILQATKRLVNESDVVPVLLGNPDRIKIYLDIEGITEGFEIIDPAHYDRYDEMVAALVERRKGKVSEEQAHELLKDVNYFGVMLVYMGVVEGMVSGAIHSTASTVRPALQIIKTEPGVSKTSGAFLMVKGEERYIFGDCAINIDPDAQTLAEIAINSARTAKMFGIDPKVAMLSYSTKGSGSGPKVDKVVEATKIAQKLRPELDLDGELQFDAAFVPATGKLKAPGSSVAGQATVFIFPGISAGNIGYKIAERMGGFAAVGPVLQGLNQPVNDLSRGCNPDDVYNLTLITAVQALEHR from the coding sequence ATGAAAATTTTTGAGCAATTAGCTACAAAGCTAGAGGGTAAAAAAGTACGTATCGTATTGCCAGAAGGTGAAGAACCACGTATCTTGCAGGCGACAAAACGTTTGGTAAATGAGTCGGATGTAGTACCCGTCTTGCTTGGAAACCCGGATCGTATTAAGATTTACCTTGACATTGAAGGGATTACAGAAGGTTTTGAAATTATTGACCCAGCTCATTATGATAGATATGATGAGATGGTAGCTGCTTTGGTAGAGCGCCGTAAAGGTAAGGTATCAGAAGAGCAGGCACATGAGTTGTTGAAAGATGTTAACTACTTTGGTGTTATGTTGGTATATATGGGCGTAGTAGAAGGTATGGTATCTGGTGCGATTCATTCAACCGCTTCAACAGTTCGTCCAGCTCTTCAAATCATTAAAACAGAGCCAGGTGTATCGAAAACATCAGGTGCCTTCTTGATGGTAAAAGGTGAAGAGCGTTATATTTTTGGTGACTGTGCTATCAACATTGATCCAGATGCTCAAACCTTGGCAGAAATCGCTATCAACTCAGCACGTACTGCTAAAATGTTTGGTATTGATCCAAAAGTTGCAATGCTCAGCTATTCAACAAAAGGTTCTGGCTCAGGTCCTAAAGTTGATAAGGTGGTTGAAGCAACTAAAATTGCTCAAAAATTGCGTCCTGAGTTGGATTTGGACGGTGAATTGCAATTTGATGCTGCCTTTGTCCCTGCTACAGGTAAATTAAAAGCACCAGGTTCGAGTGTTGCTGGTCAAGCGACTGTATTTATCTTCCCAGGTATTTCAGCTGGTAATATTGGTTATAAAATTGCCGAACGTATGGGTGGATTTGCAGCGGTAGGTCCTGTTTTACAAGGTTTGAATCAGCCTGTAAACGACTTGTCTCGTGGTTGTAACCCTGATGATGTTTACAACTTGACCTTGATTACTGCGGTTCAGGCTTTGGAGCACCGTTAA
- a CDS encoding RluA family pseudouridine synthase yields MRFEFIADQHTKIKTFLKKHGVSKGLLAKIKYTGGNIWVNDIEQNATYLLDIGDRVTIDIPAEEDLTGSLKPIFFPLDIVYEDDHFLAINKPVGYASIPSALHSSTIANFVKGYLIEQNYENKQVHIVTRLDRDTSGVMLFAKHGYAHARLDKQLQAKLIHKRYYALVKGNGQLEETGDIIAPIGRPEDSIITRCVTKNGKYAHTSYRVVQSWGDIHLVDIQLHTGRTHQIRVHFSHIGFPLLGDDMYGGSLECGIERQALHCHNLAFDNPFSAERIDLEAPLPEDFQAVINQLISK; encoded by the coding sequence ATGCGGTTTGAATTCATTGCTGACCAGCATACGAAAATAAAGACTTTCCTTAAAAAACACGGTGTCTCTAAAGGCCTATTAGCAAAGATTAAGTATACCGGCGGCAATATCTGGGTCAACGATATTGAGCAAAATGCAACTTACTTGCTTGATATTGGAGATAGGGTTACAATTGACATACCTGCTGAAGAGGATTTGACTGGTAGTTTAAAACCGATTTTCTTTCCGTTGGATATTGTCTATGAAGATGATCATTTTCTGGCGATAAATAAGCCGGTTGGCTACGCCTCCATTCCTTCTGCCTTGCATTCATCCACAATCGCAAATTTTGTAAAAGGTTATCTTATTGAGCAGAATTATGAGAATAAGCAGGTTCATATTGTGACTCGTCTGGATAGGGATACATCAGGCGTTATGCTGTTTGCCAAGCACGGCTATGCCCATGCACGACTCGATAAGCAGTTACAGGCCAAGCTTATTCATAAACGTTATTATGCTTTGGTGAAGGGGAATGGGCAGCTAGAAGAGACAGGGGATATTATTGCTCCTATCGGTCGTCCAGAAGATAGCATCATTACCCGTTGTGTGACAAAGAATGGAAAATATGCTCATACTTCCTATCGTGTTGTGCAATCGTGGGGAGATATTCATTTAGTAGATATTCAACTACATACTGGGCGGACTCATCAGATTCGTGTTCATTTTTCTCACATTGGATTTCCGTTGTTAGGAGATGATATGTATGGTGGAAGTTTGGAATGTGGGATAGAACGTCAAGCCTTACATTGTCATAATTTAGCCTTCGACAATCCTTTTTCAGCCGAAAGGATTGATTTGGAAGCACCGCTTCCTGAGGATTTTCAGGCTGTTATCAATCAGTTAATAAGTAAATAA
- a CDS encoding ribose-phosphate diphosphokinase, with amino-acid sequence MVQPLGEHNIKLFSLNSNRDIAEKIADSAGIPLGKLSSRQFSDGEIQINIEESVRGVDVYIIQSTSYPVNNHLWELLIMIDACKRASANTITAVIPYFGYARQDRTASPREPITAKLVANMLVKAGVDRVLTLDLHASQIQGFFDIPVDNLLTEPLFAAYYMEKGLCGEDVVIVSPKNSGIKRARNIAEFLNAPIAIIDYAQDDSERSEGYIIGDVAGKKAILVDDILNTGRTFSQASKIVQEGGATEIYAVASHGLFAGTAAQLLDEAPIKEILVTDSVASKEQHPKNIAFLTASDLIADAIHRIQEHQPLSPLFKFTSPEKEN; translated from the coding sequence ATGGTACAACCACTCGGTGAACATAACATTAAATTATTCTCACTCAATAGCAACCGTGATATTGCTGAAAAAATTGCTGATTCTGCTGGAATTCCTCTTGGAAAACTGTCTTCTCGTCAGTTTTCGGATGGTGAGATTCAAATTAACATTGAAGAATCTGTACGTGGCGTAGACGTCTACATTATCCAATCAACAAGCTATCCGGTCAATAACCACTTGTGGGAATTATTGATTATGATCGATGCTTGTAAACGTGCTAGTGCCAACACCATTACAGCGGTCATCCCTTATTTTGGCTATGCTCGCCAAGACCGTACCGCTTCTCCACGCGAACCAATTACAGCTAAATTAGTTGCAAATATGCTGGTTAAAGCTGGTGTCGACCGTGTATTGACTCTTGATTTGCACGCTTCACAAATTCAAGGTTTCTTTGACATTCCAGTGGACAATCTCCTTACAGAACCACTTTTTGCAGCCTACTACATGGAAAAAGGACTCTGCGGAGAAGATGTCGTCATTGTGAGTCCTAAAAATTCTGGTATCAAACGAGCTCGTAATATCGCTGAATTTCTAAATGCACCGATTGCGATTATCGACTACGCTCAAGATGATTCTGAACGTTCTGAAGGCTATATTATTGGTGATGTTGCTGGTAAAAAAGCTATTTTGGTGGACGATATTCTCAATACTGGTCGCACTTTCTCACAAGCTTCAAAAATTGTCCAAGAAGGTGGTGCTACTGAAATTTATGCAGTTGCCAGCCATGGCCTCTTTGCGGGAACTGCAGCCCAACTCTTAGATGAAGCACCAATCAAAGAAATATTAGTTACCGATTCTGTTGCAAGCAAAGAACAGCATCCTAAAAATATCGCCTTCCTAACAGCTAGTGACTTGATTGCAGATGCCATCCACCGCATCCAAGAACATCAGCCACTCAGCCCACTTTTCAAATTTACTAGTCCTGAAAAAGAAAACTAG
- a CDS encoding DUF1831 domain-containing protein produces the protein MAFQQSVTLKDCNFTYHISPAIKKYTLRDNTFEQSKAGHYQLTRLLEEIPNSNQGFLLKIIINQDLTGFKINITDKSGLHLVNIFKPESNKVIQEKFYFLMDSLIDRDIFTKEG, from the coding sequence ATGGCATTCCAACAATCAGTTACCTTAAAAGATTGTAATTTTACTTATCACATTAGCCCTGCTATCAAAAAATATACACTCCGTGATAACACCTTTGAACAAAGCAAAGCAGGTCACTATCAGCTTACACGTCTTCTGGAAGAAATTCCAAATTCAAACCAAGGATTCCTCTTGAAAATTATTATCAATCAAGACCTAACTGGTTTTAAAATTAACATTACCGACAAGTCTGGTCTTCATCTGGTAAACATCTTTAAGCCAGAAAGTAACAAGGTTATTCAAGAAAAATTCTATTTCCTCATGGATAGCTTGATTGACCGTGACATCTTTACAAAAGAGGGTTAG
- a CDS encoding CYTH domain-containing protein — protein sequence MKNHLEIEYKTLLTKSEYKRLLTDFSDVSPILQTNHYIDTPDLDMKNHRFSLRIRTFEDSAELTLKIPQEVGNQEYNQVLDIQTAHDLLENFQLPAGQISDIISATEIPLDKLAVWGSLTTKRYEKQTSIGLMALDENDYVGQKDYELEVEVTDADAGKILFDEFLKKKSIQFKYASSKVARTAAYMK from the coding sequence ATGAAAAACCACCTTGAAATTGAGTATAAAACCTTACTGACCAAATCCGAATACAAACGCCTGCTTACTGACTTTTCAGATGTGAGCCCAATTCTTCAAACAAACCACTACATTGATACCCCAGACCTAGATATGAAGAATCACCGCTTTTCACTCCGTATTCGTACATTTGAGGACTCAGCAGAACTAACCTTAAAAATTCCACAAGAAGTCGGAAATCAAGAATATAACCAAGTTCTAGACATCCAAACTGCTCATGATTTATTGGAAAATTTTCAACTACCTGCAGGACAAATTTCTGATATTATTTCTGCAACCGAAATTCCACTTGATAAACTTGCTGTCTGGGGTAGCCTCACGACAAAACGCTATGAGAAACAGACATCTATAGGCCTTATGGCCCTCGATGAAAATGATTATGTGGGACAAAAAGATTACGAATTAGAAGTCGAAGTGACCGATGCAGATGCAGGGAAAATTCTTTTTGATGAATTCCTTAAGAAGAAATCAATTCAATTCAAATATGCTAGTAGTAAGGTCGCACGAACAGCTGCCTACATGAAATAA
- a CDS encoding DUF4649 family protein → MIEIHYLDAYKQERIQTFENKDAAILAFSGCLTLPDYYPVTSITQDGQALDYKGTIGDLYRYLQTLD, encoded by the coding sequence ATGATTGAAATTCACTATCTTGACGCTTACAAGCAAGAACGTATCCAAACATTTGAGAATAAAGATGCAGCCATTCTGGCTTTTTCCGGTTGCTTAACCCTCCCAGACTATTATCCAGTTACCAGCATTACACAAGACGGACAAGCTCTGGATTACAAAGGGACAATCGGGGATCTCTATCGCTATTTACAAACACTAGATTAG
- a CDS encoding NAD kinase: MKNTGRKKIALLASRNPKSEAVSKELWTKLKEANFILTPKNPDIVISIGGDGMLLSAFHKYEKLIDRVRFVGIHTGHLGFYTDYRDFEVDKLIENLKLDTGARVSYPILNVKVKMTDGRIVEARALNEATVKRLSKTMVADIIINNVPFERFRGDGISVSTPTGSTAYNKSLGGAVLHPTIEALQIAEVASLNNRVYRTLGSSVVVPKKDKIVIEPKHSDRYSIAVDNKTFVYDSIESIEYQIDNSKIHFVATPSHTSFWNRVKDAFIGEVE; this comes from the coding sequence ATGAAGAATACAGGTAGAAAAAAAATCGCTCTGCTCGCTAGTCGAAATCCTAAGAGCGAAGCGGTGTCCAAAGAATTATGGACAAAGTTAAAAGAAGCAAATTTTATTTTGACTCCTAAAAATCCAGATATTGTCATTTCTATCGGTGGAGATGGGATGCTTTTATCTGCTTTTCACAAATATGAAAAGTTGATTGATCGTGTACGTTTTGTAGGAATTCACACGGGTCATTTGGGGTTTTATACAGATTATCGCGATTTTGAAGTGGACAAGCTGATTGAAAATCTTAAGCTTGATACAGGTGCTAGAGTATCGTATCCGATTTTAAATGTTAAGGTCAAGATGACAGATGGCCGCATTGTCGAGGCGCGTGCCTTAAATGAGGCGACAGTAAAACGTCTTTCTAAGACCATGGTCGCAGATATTATTATTAACAATGTGCCCTTCGAACGCTTTAGAGGGGATGGAATTTCGGTTTCAACGCCAACAGGCTCAACAGCTTATAACAAGTCATTAGGTGGTGCTGTTTTACATCCAACAATCGAGGCATTGCAGATTGCAGAAGTGGCAAGTTTGAACAATCGTGTTTACCGCACCTTGGGTTCATCCGTTGTTGTCCCTAAAAAAGACAAGATTGTGATTGAACCAAAGCATAGTGACCGTTACTCGATTGCGGTAGACAATAAGACTTTTGTCTATGATAGTATTGAAAGTATAGAGTATCAGATAGACAATAGTAAGATTCATTTTGTTGCAACACCGAGTCATACTAGTTTTTGGAATCGGGTTAAGGACGCCTTTATTGGAGAGGTGGAGTAA